One genomic region from Nocardioides plantarum encodes:
- a CDS encoding glycosyltransferase family 2 protein produces the protein MPDCDLILPCRDEAAALRALLPRVPAELSVIVVDNGSVDGTADVARELGARVVTESTPGYGAAIQAGLLAATNTYVAFMDGDGSFDPDEVLPLLAEVRAGRADIAVGRRRPVRRGVWPWHARAGNALIVAWLRRRIDLDAHDIAPLRVCRRVDLLDLGVEDRRFGYPVELLQRATAAGWRFREHDVSYHPRAEGTRSKVSGSVTGTLRTARDFGRVLSR, from the coding sequence ATGCCCGACTGCGACCTGATCCTGCCCTGCCGAGACGAGGCGGCTGCCCTGCGAGCGCTGCTGCCCCGGGTGCCCGCCGAGCTGTCGGTCATCGTCGTCGACAACGGCTCGGTCGACGGCACCGCCGACGTCGCGCGCGAGCTCGGTGCTCGGGTCGTCACGGAGTCGACGCCCGGCTACGGCGCCGCGATCCAAGCCGGACTGCTCGCCGCGACGAACACCTACGTGGCCTTCATGGACGGAGACGGATCCTTCGACCCCGACGAGGTGCTGCCGCTGCTCGCCGAGGTGCGCGCCGGCCGCGCCGACATCGCTGTCGGACGCCGCCGACCGGTCCGCCGCGGCGTGTGGCCCTGGCACGCCCGGGCCGGCAACGCGCTCATCGTCGCCTGGCTGCGCCGCCGCATCGACCTCGACGCCCACGACATCGCGCCGCTGCGGGTCTGCCGGCGCGTGGACCTGCTGGACCTCGGCGTCGAGGATCGCCGCTTCGGCTACCCGGTCGAGCTGCTGCAGCGGGCGACCGCGGCCGGCTGGCGCTTCCGCGAGCACGACGTGAGCTACCACCCCCGCGCGGAGGGCACGAGGTCCAAGGTGTCCGGCTCGGTCACGGGCACGCTGCGCACCGCGCGAGACTTTGGCAGGGTGTTGTCGCGATGA
- a CDS encoding NAD-dependent epimerase/dehydratase family protein produces MRVLLTGSAGFIGTAIGAALEAAGHDVVRVDLMLAQAHGSSTPPVGTHHLDVREAVDDARWAPLLDGVDAVCHQAAMVGAGVTVADLPAYAGHNDLGTAALLAAMHAADVHRLVLASSMVVYGEGRYTCPTHGDQAPPPRTVAALDAGDFDNHCGICGAPLGWATVDEDARLDPRSSYAASKLAQEHYASAWVRQAAPEGAAAIALRYHNVYGPLMPRDTPYSGVAAMFRSSLERGERPQVYEDGAQARDFVHVDDVARANVLALEAVVAGPGATYDAYNVASGRPVSILDVARLVGAGTGADIEPEVTGGYRLGDVRHVVASPARAAEALGFTAQVTPEEGLRAFATAPLRT; encoded by the coding sequence GTGCGCGTCCTCCTCACCGGCTCGGCCGGCTTCATCGGTACGGCGATCGGCGCGGCCCTCGAGGCCGCCGGTCACGACGTCGTCCGGGTCGACCTGATGCTCGCCCAGGCCCACGGCTCGAGCACCCCGCCGGTCGGCACCCACCACCTCGACGTCCGCGAGGCCGTCGACGACGCCCGGTGGGCCCCGCTGCTCGACGGCGTCGACGCCGTCTGCCACCAGGCCGCGATGGTGGGCGCGGGAGTCACCGTGGCCGACCTCCCGGCGTACGCCGGTCACAACGACCTCGGCACCGCCGCGCTGCTCGCCGCCATGCACGCCGCCGACGTGCACCGGCTGGTGCTGGCCAGCTCGATGGTGGTCTACGGCGAGGGCCGCTACACCTGCCCGACCCACGGCGACCAGGCCCCGCCGCCGCGCACGGTGGCCGCGCTCGACGCCGGCGACTTCGACAACCACTGCGGCATCTGCGGTGCGCCGCTGGGCTGGGCGACGGTCGACGAGGACGCACGCCTCGACCCGCGCAGCTCCTACGCCGCCAGCAAGCTGGCCCAGGAGCACTACGCCTCGGCGTGGGTGCGCCAGGCGGCGCCCGAGGGTGCTGCCGCGATCGCGCTGCGCTACCACAACGTCTACGGCCCGCTGATGCCGCGCGACACGCCGTACTCCGGGGTCGCGGCGATGTTCCGCTCCTCCCTCGAGCGCGGCGAGCGCCCGCAGGTCTACGAGGACGGCGCCCAGGCCCGCGACTTCGTGCACGTCGACGACGTCGCCCGCGCCAACGTGCTCGCCCTGGAGGCCGTCGTGGCCGGCCCCGGCGCGACGTACGACGCCTACAACGTGGCCTCCGGGCGCCCCGTCTCGATCCTCGACGTCGCCCGGCTGGTCGGCGCGGGGACCGGCGCCGACATCGAGCCCGAGGTCACCGGCGGCTACCGGCTCGGCGACGTCCGCCACGTCGTGGCCTCGCCGGCCCGGGCGGCCGAGGCGCTGGGGTTCACCGCGCAGGTCACGCCCGAGGAGGGGCTGCGCGCGTTCGCGACGGCGCCGCTGCGCACCTGA
- a CDS encoding S-methyl-5'-thioadenosine phosphorylase produces MSTPIADVAVIGGTGFYSFLEGGEVTEHHVETPYGDPSGPIAVGEVAGRRVAFLPRHGADHRHPPHGIPFRANAWALRSLGVRQVLAPCAVGGLSTGPDGVAPGDVVVPDQLVDRTFRRVGSFVESGAVHLPFADPYCPGVSAAAAGAADDVRLGGTMVVVEGPRFSTRAESRHYAAAGWDLINMTGAPEAALAREMRQCYASIALVTDMDAGAESGAGVDQEQVFALFKANLERLTGLLTRTIEALPDPDGCSCSTWAEGVGLTYDIPG; encoded by the coding sequence GTGAGCACCCCGATCGCAGACGTCGCCGTCATCGGCGGCACCGGCTTCTACTCGTTCCTCGAGGGCGGCGAGGTCACCGAGCACCACGTCGAGACGCCGTACGGCGACCCGTCCGGCCCGATCGCGGTCGGCGAGGTCGCGGGGCGCCGGGTGGCGTTCCTGCCCCGCCACGGCGCCGACCACCGGCACCCGCCGCACGGCATCCCCTTCCGCGCCAACGCGTGGGCGCTGCGCTCGCTCGGCGTCCGGCAGGTGCTCGCCCCGTGCGCGGTCGGCGGGCTCTCCACCGGACCCGACGGCGTCGCCCCCGGTGACGTCGTGGTCCCCGACCAGCTCGTCGACCGGACCTTCCGCCGGGTCGGGTCGTTCGTCGAGTCCGGGGCCGTCCACCTGCCCTTCGCCGACCCCTACTGTCCGGGGGTGTCGGCCGCCGCGGCCGGCGCCGCGGACGACGTACGGCTCGGGGGCACGATGGTCGTCGTCGAGGGTCCGCGGTTCTCGACCCGCGCCGAGTCGCGACACTACGCCGCGGCCGGCTGGGACCTGATCAACATGACCGGAGCCCCCGAGGCGGCCCTGGCCCGCGAGATGCGCCAGTGCTACGCCTCGATCGCCCTGGTCACCGACATGGACGCCGGCGCCGAGTCGGGGGCGGGCGTCGACCAGGAGCAGGTCTTCGCGCTCTTCAAGGCCAACCTCGAGCGACTCACCGGCCTGCTGACCCGGACCATCGAGGCGCTGCCCGACCCCGACGGCTGCAGCTGCTCGACCTGGGCCGAGGGCGTCGGGCTCACCTACGACATCCCGGGCTGA
- a CDS encoding DUF3046 domain-containing protein, which produces MRHTEFWERLEAALGPGYYRSWASQVVMADLDRRTAQEALDAGVPPKQVWAAVWRQLELPDRDR; this is translated from the coding sequence GTGAGGCACACGGAGTTCTGGGAGCGACTGGAGGCCGCCCTCGGCCCCGGCTACTACCGCAGCTGGGCGAGCCAGGTGGTGATGGCCGACCTCGACCGACGCACCGCGCAGGAGGCGCTCGACGCCGGGGTGCCGCCCAAGCAGGTGTGGGCGGCCGTGTGGCGCCAGCTCGAGCTGCCCGACCGCGACCGCTGA
- a CDS encoding class I SAM-dependent methyltransferase → MIEPDTKDWTWVLDAPCPDCGFVAAHVDVGRLGDAIRSNAALWSVVLSGPGATDRPDPGTWSPTEYAAHVRDVHRVFAERVALMLAEDGPVFANWDQDATALEQRYDLADPAETGPALTQSAEDVATLYDGVRPDQRDRTGLRSNGSAFTIDTLARYHLHDVVHHTWDVRRQLAVAAYDRQAADYRTASAPLGDGVRAGIDELAARLAPGSLVLEIGSGGGRDALELETRGLRVRRTDVATGFVTLLREAGHDADVLDPLTDDLSPAPPDTAYDAVWANASLLHVARTDLPVVLARLALVTRPGGVLRAAVKEGDGEGWSTHGSIAVPRMFTYWRRPDLESVVTGSGWDVVRTDETSGRRDERWLSVLATRRLP, encoded by the coding sequence GTGATCGAGCCGGACACCAAGGACTGGACGTGGGTGCTCGACGCCCCCTGCCCCGACTGCGGCTTCGTCGCCGCCCACGTCGACGTCGGCCGGCTCGGTGACGCGATCCGGAGCAACGCGGCGCTCTGGTCGGTCGTGCTGTCCGGACCCGGAGCGACCGACAGGCCGGACCCCGGCACCTGGTCGCCGACCGAGTACGCCGCCCACGTCCGCGACGTGCACCGCGTCTTCGCCGAGCGCGTCGCCCTGATGCTGGCCGAGGACGGACCCGTCTTCGCCAACTGGGACCAGGACGCCACCGCCCTCGAGCAGCGCTACGACCTCGCCGACCCGGCCGAGACCGGACCCGCGCTGACGCAGTCCGCCGAGGACGTCGCCACCCTCTACGACGGCGTACGGCCCGACCAGCGCGACCGCACCGGCCTGCGCAGCAACGGCAGTGCGTTCACGATCGACACGCTCGCGCGCTACCACCTGCACGACGTGGTCCATCACACCTGGGACGTCCGCCGCCAGCTCGCCGTGGCCGCCTACGACCGTCAGGCCGCCGACTACCGCACCGCCTCGGCGCCGCTGGGCGACGGCGTCCGGGCCGGGATCGACGAGCTCGCCGCGCGCCTCGCCCCCGGGTCGCTGGTGCTCGAGATCGGCAGCGGCGGCGGTCGCGACGCGCTCGAGCTCGAGACCCGCGGCCTGCGCGTACGGCGGACCGACGTGGCTACCGGGTTCGTCACCCTGCTGCGCGAGGCGGGCCACGACGCCGACGTCCTCGACCCGCTCACCGACGACCTCAGCCCCGCGCCACCCGACACCGCGTACGACGCCGTGTGGGCCAACGCGAGCCTGCTGCACGTGGCCCGCACCGACCTCCCGGTCGTCCTCGCGCGCCTGGCCTTGGTGACCCGGCCCGGGGGCGTACTGCGCGCGGCCGTCAAGGAGGGCGACGGCGAGGGCTGGTCGACCCACGGCAGCATCGCGGTCCCGCGGATGTTCACCTACTGGCGCCGCCCCGACCTCGAGTCCGTGGTCACCGGGTCCGGCTGGGACGTCGTGCGCACCGACGAGACGAGCGGCCGGCGCGACGAGCGCTGGCTCTCGGTGCTCGCCACCCGTCGCCTACCGTAG
- a CDS encoding GNAT family N-acetyltransferase — protein sequence MSVGEMSVRDAVAADLPAIKAIYDEQVAHGLATFDTVPPPLAYWQDRLDSPDHLLVAVDRTDGETVLGYAYSSTYRPRAAYDRTKEVSVYLDEPARGRGVGRALYDDLLARLRTDGIHTVLAVIALPNPASEALHRGFGFERVGLLPEVGYKLGRWVDTAFYALVLERPTVG from the coding sequence ATGTCCGTGGGAGAGATGTCCGTGCGTGACGCCGTCGCTGCCGACCTGCCGGCGATCAAGGCGATCTACGACGAGCAGGTGGCCCACGGCCTGGCGACCTTCGACACCGTCCCCCCGCCGCTGGCCTACTGGCAGGACCGGCTCGACTCCCCCGACCACCTCCTCGTCGCGGTGGACCGCACCGACGGCGAGACGGTCCTCGGCTACGCCTACTCCTCGACGTACCGGCCGCGGGCGGCGTACGACCGGACCAAGGAGGTCTCGGTCTACCTCGACGAGCCCGCCCGCGGCCGCGGCGTCGGCCGCGCCCTGTACGACGACCTCCTGGCCCGGCTCCGCACCGACGGCATCCACACGGTCCTGGCCGTCATCGCCCTGCCCAACCCCGCGAGCGAGGCGCTGCACCGCGGGTTCGGGTTCGAGAGGGTGGGGTTGCTGCCCGAGGTCGGGTACAAGCTCGGTCGGTGGGTCGACACGGCGTTCTACGCGCTGGTGCTCGAGCGCCCCACCGTCGGCTGA
- a CDS encoding HNH endonuclease signature motif containing protein, translating into MDATTTTRVVALGARVAAGVAELEARSINQAETLDLPGVAGCRNTARWLRVTTGVTGRTARTKARLAKCLADLEPTRTATARGEIHAEQAQVIADHMGLLEDEKVSTYDQARAETFLLAEAVGGHDADALATMGHAIWERLDPEGADEREAKALQAQEERARKKTRITMGDDGQGLTHGRFSIPTAAADAFRKQLHALAAPKHVRAEHGAGSYDWQKPSAERMGQAFTDWIETYDPTQLPKIGGLTATVIAIGDYDLLQGKLKAAQLETGTKISPTEYLRLACGAGIIPAWMNASGEVLALGRKHRFHTPAQRLAAIVEQRHCQHHSGCDVPGYLCHAHHTIPWAQGGTTDLRTTTLYCPYHHTRIHQPGHDPTRT; encoded by the coding sequence ATGGACGCCACCACGACCACCCGGGTCGTGGCCCTGGGTGCCCGGGTCGCCGCCGGTGTCGCCGAGCTCGAAGCCAGGTCGATCAACCAGGCCGAGACCCTGGACCTGCCCGGTGTCGCGGGGTGCCGCAACACCGCCCGGTGGCTGCGCGTGACTACCGGTGTCACCGGGCGCACCGCGAGGACCAAGGCCAGGCTCGCGAAGTGCCTGGCTGATCTGGAGCCGACGCGTACGGCGACCGCTCGCGGTGAGATCCACGCCGAGCAGGCCCAGGTGATCGCCGACCACATGGGGTTGTTGGAGGACGAGAAGGTCTCGACCTACGACCAGGCCCGCGCCGAGACGTTCCTGCTCGCTGAGGCTGTCGGTGGCCATGACGCCGATGCCCTGGCGACGATGGGCCACGCGATCTGGGAACGCCTGGACCCCGAAGGCGCCGACGAACGCGAAGCCAAAGCCCTGCAGGCGCAGGAGGAACGCGCCCGCAAGAAGACCCGAATCACCATGGGTGACGACGGGCAGGGACTGACCCACGGCCGGTTCTCCATCCCCACCGCCGCGGCGGATGCGTTCCGCAAACAGCTCCACGCCCTGGCCGCCCCCAAGCACGTGCGCGCCGAGCACGGGGCCGGGTCCTATGACTGGCAGAAGCCGTCCGCGGAGCGGATGGGTCAGGCTTTCACCGACTGGATCGAGACCTACGACCCCACCCAGCTACCCAAGATCGGCGGCCTGACCGCCACCGTGATCGCCATCGGCGACTACGACCTCCTCCAAGGCAAGCTCAAGGCTGCCCAGCTGGAGACCGGCACCAAGATCAGCCCCACCGAATACCTCCGCCTGGCCTGCGGCGCCGGGATCATCCCCGCCTGGATGAACGCATCCGGCGAAGTCCTCGCCCTGGGTAGGAAGCACAGGTTCCACACCCCCGCCCAACGCCTCGCCGCGATCGTCGAGCAACGCCACTGCCAACACCACAGTGGCTGCGACGTCCCCGGCTACCTGTGCCACGCCCACCACACCATCCCCTGGGCCCAGGGCGGCACCACCGACCTGAGGACCACCACGCTCTACTGCCCCTACCACCACACCCGCATCCACCAACCCGGCCACGACCCCACGCGCACCTGA
- a CDS encoding DUF6461 domain-containing protein, translating to MAVSSDYDWVSDFGSAACVTIVVNGSALPVLEAFEADVSTPLEGDERSPYAGPYDVVVAVFPVPGGVVVYEANGYHGSLREVVSRLADGGRVASMYWNEDAAMPSLTCAEGRFLSTTELFDFGDDDRSPDRDDELPPGLDVLAEELAAVDFDTDESQGQMLAIGFAMMEQFCGVGVPRTIFDGPEPPSYPILG from the coding sequence GTGGCTGTATCGAGCGACTACGACTGGGTCTCGGACTTCGGGAGTGCAGCCTGCGTCACGATCGTGGTGAACGGCTCTGCACTACCCGTGCTGGAGGCTTTCGAGGCTGACGTGTCGACGCCTCTCGAGGGAGACGAGCGGAGCCCGTACGCGGGCCCGTACGACGTGGTGGTGGCGGTGTTCCCCGTGCCCGGGGGCGTCGTCGTCTACGAGGCCAACGGCTACCACGGGTCGCTGCGGGAGGTCGTGTCCCGCCTTGCCGACGGCGGGCGGGTCGCCAGCATGTACTGGAACGAGGACGCGGCCATGCCCAGTTTGACCTGCGCCGAAGGTCGGTTCCTCTCCACGACGGAGCTCTTCGACTTCGGGGACGACGACCGGAGCCCGGACCGCGACGACGAGCTCCCTCCAGGCCTCGACGTGCTGGCGGAGGAGCTCGCGGCGGTCGACTTCGACACCGACGAGTCACAGGGGCAGATGCTCGCCATCGGGTTCGCCATGATGGAGCAGTTCTGCGGTGTCGGGGTCCCCCGCACCATCTTCGACGGACCGGAGCCGCCGTCGTACCCCATCCTCGGCTGA
- a CDS encoding cold-shock protein, which yields MSTVGVVGTWHGDEGWGVIDSPATPGGCWTHFSAVLGEGYRTLSPGQRVTFEFETADQDGYRYRTVEAWPSDEPKPAVVEVSGPAAAYASTLTLTFDQPGPSDHR from the coding sequence ATGAGCACCGTTGGCGTGGTCGGTACCTGGCACGGGGACGAGGGGTGGGGCGTCATCGACTCACCAGCCACACCAGGTGGTTGCTGGACGCACTTCTCAGCGGTCCTGGGCGAGGGCTACCGGACGCTCAGCCCGGGTCAGAGGGTGACGTTCGAGTTCGAGACGGCCGACCAGGACGGGTATCGCTACCGCACGGTCGAGGCATGGCCATCAGACGAGCCGAAGCCGGCTGTCGTGGAGGTCTCCGGGCCCGCTGCTGCCTACGCGTCCACCCTCACCCTGACCTTCGACCAGCCCGGACCATCTGACCACCGCTGA
- a CDS encoding TetR/AcrR family transcriptional regulator: MGRPRQFEERGAVAAASAVFCQRGYASTSVDHLVDATGVHRGSLYGVFGSKHGLFLRVLDAVDAHDSSSAERLDVILVGLLELAPTDPRVRERITGLLEAHDITAEHLGSRLLARAGLSDERLPDEKEST, from the coding sequence ATGGGTCGGCCACGGCAGTTCGAGGAGAGGGGTGCCGTGGCCGCAGCGTCGGCGGTGTTCTGTCAGCGGGGGTACGCATCGACCTCGGTCGACCACCTCGTCGACGCGACCGGCGTACACCGAGGCAGCCTGTACGGCGTCTTCGGGAGCAAGCACGGCCTGTTCCTGCGGGTCCTGGACGCCGTGGACGCGCACGACTCGAGCTCGGCGGAACGCCTCGACGTGATCCTGGTGGGACTGCTCGAGCTCGCCCCCACCGACCCGCGCGTCCGCGAGCGGATCACGGGCCTCCTCGAGGCGCATGACATCACCGCAGAGCACCTGGGCAGTCGCCTGCTGGCCCGTGCCGGGCTGTCGGACGAGAGGCTGCCGGACGAGAAGGAGTCGACATGA
- a CDS encoding MFS transporter has translation MYPLTLAGLALSGFGSATLVPAAFAAAGRVPGLPEGTGIAILGWLMRIGFLITSPVVGFVSDASTLRVAWIVPLLAGLVAAVLAERGRRTATPPPGSSQATSGALG, from the coding sequence GTGTACCCCCTCACGCTGGCCGGCCTGGCCCTGTCGGGATTCGGGAGCGCGACCCTCGTCCCGGCGGCGTTCGCAGCGGCTGGCCGCGTGCCGGGGCTGCCCGAAGGCACCGGCATCGCCATCCTGGGCTGGCTGATGCGCATCGGCTTCCTGATCACCTCGCCTGTCGTCGGGTTCGTCTCCGACGCCAGCACCCTGCGGGTCGCCTGGATCGTGCCGCTGCTGGCCGGGCTCGTCGCGGCCGTCCTGGCCGAGCGCGGGCGTCGTACCGCGACGCCCCCTCCGGGATCGAGCCAGGCGACGTCGGGCGCGCTCGGCTGA
- a CDS encoding ABC transporter permease: MSTPTRFPVPLTSVQATLLLVERNVITYRSAWKLFITGFLEPVFYLLSIGIGVGQLIETFEFNGRDIPYAEFVAPGMLAASAFNGALMDSCFNFFFKLKHLRLYDSVLATPVGTADVARGEVIWGQLRGGSYSAAFLVVMLALGYLHSWWALLALPAALLIGFAFSAVAMACTTWFTSWQDFEKVTLVQTPLFLFSATFFPVTAFDGWLRWVVECTPLYRGVVLCRELTTGAVSSASLVSVVYLLVMGAAGLYVVRRRLDSLLLT, encoded by the coding sequence GTGAGCACCCCCACGCGGTTCCCGGTGCCGCTGACCTCGGTGCAGGCCACGTTGCTGCTCGTCGAGCGCAACGTGATCACCTACCGCTCGGCCTGGAAGCTCTTCATCACCGGCTTCCTCGAGCCCGTCTTCTACCTGCTCTCCATCGGCATCGGGGTCGGCCAGCTCATCGAGACCTTCGAGTTCAACGGCCGCGACATCCCCTACGCCGAGTTCGTCGCCCCCGGCATGCTCGCCGCCTCGGCGTTCAACGGCGCCCTGATGGACTCGTGCTTCAACTTCTTCTTCAAGCTCAAGCACCTGCGCCTCTACGACTCCGTGCTCGCCACCCCCGTCGGCACCGCCGACGTCGCCCGCGGGGAGGTGATCTGGGGTCAGCTGCGCGGCGGGTCCTACTCGGCCGCGTTCCTCGTGGTGATGCTGGCGCTCGGCTACCTGCACTCCTGGTGGGCGCTGCTCGCCCTGCCGGCCGCGCTGCTGATCGGCTTCGCGTTCAGCGCGGTCGCGATGGCGTGCACGACCTGGTTCACCTCGTGGCAGGACTTCGAGAAGGTCACCCTCGTGCAGACCCCGCTCTTCCTGTTCTCCGCCACCTTCTTCCCGGTCACCGCCTTTGACGGCTGGCTGCGCTGGGTCGTCGAGTGCACCCCCCTCTACCGCGGCGTCGTGCTGTGCCGCGAGCTCACCACCGGCGCTGTCAGCTCGGCCTCCCTCGTCTCGGTGGTCTACCTGCTGGTGATGGGCGCAGCCGGTCTCTACGTCGTACGCCGGCGCCTCGACTCGCTGCTGCTGACCTGA
- a CDS encoding ABC transporter permease, translating to MPPTTTSTTRAPGDERLSTATAVRRMAPYWLTVSLRTWRGSVVSAFLAPVFYVVAMGVLLGGFIAEDPSRLEGAPDYLSFIVPGLVAGHAMQTAVADTSWPVFSNFKWNRVYDSMVATPITVRQVAFAHLFFVWLRVTVVCAIFDLVVAPFGVFGSWWGPFGALGAQSLTGLAFATLMYGYACRVESDAAFGVVFRLAIFPLFLFSGAFFPVSNLGAVGERVAQLTPLWHGVNLSRMLSLDTVDLSTAAINLAVLVGVSVLGGWWAVSGLERRMAR from the coding sequence ATGCCGCCGACCACCACCTCCACCACCCGCGCCCCGGGCGACGAGCGACTGTCCACCGCGACCGCCGTACGCCGGATGGCGCCCTACTGGCTCACCGTGTCGCTGCGGACGTGGCGCGGGTCCGTCGTCTCGGCGTTCCTGGCCCCGGTGTTCTACGTGGTCGCGATGGGGGTCCTGCTCGGCGGCTTCATCGCCGAGGACCCGAGCCGCCTCGAGGGCGCGCCCGACTACCTGTCGTTCATCGTGCCGGGCCTGGTGGCCGGCCACGCGATGCAGACCGCGGTGGCCGACACCTCGTGGCCGGTCTTCAGCAACTTCAAGTGGAACCGCGTCTACGACTCGATGGTCGCCACGCCGATCACCGTGCGCCAGGTGGCCTTCGCGCACCTGTTCTTCGTCTGGCTCCGGGTCACCGTGGTGTGCGCGATCTTCGACCTGGTGGTGGCGCCCTTCGGCGTCTTCGGCAGCTGGTGGGGTCCGTTCGGCGCGCTGGGCGCACAGAGCCTGACCGGTCTGGCCTTCGCCACCCTGATGTACGGCTACGCCTGCCGGGTCGAGTCCGACGCCGCGTTCGGGGTCGTGTTCCGGCTGGCGATCTTCCCGCTGTTCCTGTTCAGCGGGGCGTTCTTCCCGGTCTCCAACCTCGGCGCGGTGGGGGAGCGGGTCGCCCAGCTCACCCCGCTCTGGCACGGGGTCAACCTGTCGCGGATGCTCAGCCTCGACACCGTCGACCTCAGCACGGCGGCGATCAACCTGGCCGTGCTGGTGGGCGTCTCGGTCCTGGGTGGCTGGTGGGCCGTGAGCGGGCTCGAGAGGCGGATGGCGCGGTGA
- a CDS encoding ABC transporter ATP-binding protein, giving the protein MTQPSTPSSIESMIQARGLRKTFGSGEAVFEAVKGIDLDVHRGEAFGFLGPNGAGKSSTMRMIAAVSPVSAGELRILGLDPATDGPAIRARLGVCPQEDTLDSELNVRDNLVIYARYFGIGRADARARADELLELVNLTEKAKAKVDDLSGGMKRRLTIARSLVNRPDLLLLDEPTTGLDPQARHVLWDQLFRLKQQGVTLVITTHYMDEAEQLCDRLVVMDKGLVAAEGSPAELIRDHSSREVAELRFGLGDGSANPHEEHAARVAELGDRVEVLPDRLLVYGTDGDAVLEAVHELGLRPVATLVRRSTLEDVFLRLTGRTLVD; this is encoded by the coding sequence GTGACCCAGCCCAGCACCCCGTCGTCGATCGAGTCGATGATCCAGGCCCGCGGGCTGCGCAAGACCTTCGGCAGCGGTGAGGCCGTGTTCGAGGCGGTCAAGGGCATCGACCTCGACGTCCACCGCGGCGAGGCGTTCGGGTTCCTGGGGCCCAACGGGGCCGGCAAGTCCTCGACGATGCGGATGATCGCGGCGGTGTCGCCGGTCAGCGCCGGCGAGCTGCGCATCCTCGGGCTCGACCCCGCGACCGACGGCCCGGCGATCCGGGCCCGGCTGGGCGTGTGTCCGCAGGAGGACACCCTCGACAGCGAGCTCAACGTGCGCGACAACCTGGTGATCTACGCGCGCTACTTCGGCATCGGCCGCGCCGACGCCCGGGCGCGGGCCGACGAGCTCCTCGAGCTCGTCAACCTCACCGAGAAGGCCAAGGCCAAGGTCGATGACCTGTCCGGCGGCATGAAGCGGCGGCTCACCATCGCCCGCAGCCTGGTCAACCGGCCCGACCTGCTGCTGCTCGACGAGCCCACCACCGGACTGGACCCCCAGGCCCGGCACGTGCTGTGGGACCAGCTGTTCCGCCTCAAGCAACAGGGCGTCACCCTGGTGATCACCACCCACTACATGGACGAGGCCGAGCAGCTCTGCGACCGTCTCGTGGTCATGGACAAGGGCCTGGTCGCCGCCGAGGGCTCGCCCGCCGAGCTCATCCGCGACCACTCCTCGCGCGAGGTCGCCGAGCTGCGGTTCGGGCTGGGTGACGGCTCGGCCAACCCGCACGAGGAGCACGCGGCCCGGGTGGCCGAGCTCGGCGACCGCGTCGAGGTGCTGCCCGACCGGCTGCTCGTCTACGGCACCGACGGCGACGCCGTGCTCGAGGCCGTCCACGAGCTCGGGCTGCGGCCGGTGGCCACGCTGGTGCGCCGCAGCACCCTCGAGGACGTCTTCCTGCGCCTGACCGGCCGGACGCTGGTCGACTGA
- a CDS encoding ATP-dependent endonuclease: MRTVLVEGESDRRALRTLALRLGVAVPEVVVMNGITNLRAHLVGRTAVLLLHDLAETTYVDRVLADSPADVRRFVCDADLEDELIRAVGVEGMLAVVDAHGERAAYDLMAQQPAQRDRPDAERLRRWLGARSGHKISYAGYLAEAVPVGSVPAPLGDLLLSCGRWSRDGC, encoded by the coding sequence ATGCGGACGGTGCTGGTCGAGGGCGAGAGCGACCGGCGCGCGCTCCGCACGCTCGCCCTGCGGCTGGGGGTCGCGGTGCCGGAGGTGGTCGTGATGAACGGCATCACCAACCTCCGGGCGCACCTGGTGGGACGGACGGCGGTGCTGCTCCTGCACGACCTCGCCGAGACCACGTACGTCGACCGGGTGCTGGCCGACAGCCCGGCCGACGTACGCCGCTTCGTCTGCGACGCCGACCTCGAGGACGAGCTCATCCGCGCCGTGGGCGTCGAGGGGATGCTCGCCGTCGTCGACGCCCACGGCGAGCGGGCGGCGTACGACCTGATGGCGCAGCAGCCCGCCCAGCGCGACCGTCCCGACGCCGAGCGCCTGCGACGGTGGCTGGGCGCCCGCTCCGGCCACAAGATCTCGTACGCCGGCTACCTCGCCGAGGCGGTGCCGGTCGGCTCCGTGCCGGCGCCGCTGGGTGACCTGTTGCTGTCGTGCGGTCGGTGGTCTCGAGACGGTTGCTAG